One window from the genome of Candidatus Chlorohelix allophototropha encodes:
- the kaiC gene encoding circadian clock protein KaiC, with amino-acid sequence MSSNGILPLIQKLKTGIEGFDFIANGGIPKDRTTLVTGTAGSAKTIFAAQFLAEGIDKYEESGVFVTFEESPFDIRQNMEAIGWNITSWEKEGKWAFVDASPEPGSETTIAGNYDLGALLARIESAVNRIQAKRISMDSLGAIFTQFNDNSLIRNELFRIATAMKKMGVTAILTAERIHEYGEIARYGVEEFVADNVIILRNVLEEEKRRRTIEILKFRGTTHQKGEYPFTIIPGEGIMIVPLSAMELKQRSSNVRISSGISELDHMCGGGFFRDSILLVSGATGTGKTLVSTQFIHGGAVNQERCLLFAFEESREQLFRNATGWGMDYEQLEKDGLLKVVCEYPETAGLEDHLIKMKMIIEEFHPNRVAIDSLSALERVSTMRGFREFVIGLTAFIKHQEIAGLFTATTPTLLGGSSVTEAHISTITDSIILLRYVEMFGEMRRGLTVLKMRGSAHDKDIREFSIDGSGMHIGKPFRNITGIIAGNPIHVSAGEVERLGSLFQDEV; translated from the coding sequence ATGTCTTCTAATGGAATTCTTCCCTTAATTCAGAAGCTTAAAACCGGCATCGAGGGATTTGATTTTATCGCCAATGGTGGAATACCAAAGGATCGGACAACTCTTGTAACCGGTACAGCCGGTAGCGCTAAAACAATTTTTGCTGCCCAATTTCTGGCGGAAGGTATTGATAAATATGAGGAAAGTGGAGTCTTTGTAACTTTTGAAGAATCCCCTTTTGATATTCGGCAGAATATGGAAGCAATAGGTTGGAACATCACAAGTTGGGAGAAAGAAGGAAAATGGGCTTTCGTAGATGCCTCTCCTGAACCCGGTTCGGAAACCACTATTGCAGGTAATTATGATCTGGGTGCTTTGTTAGCCCGCATCGAAAGTGCCGTAAATCGTATCCAAGCTAAACGAATCTCGATGGACTCACTGGGCGCAATTTTTACCCAATTTAATGACAACAGCCTGATTAGAAATGAACTGTTCAGAATAGCTACGGCTATGAAAAAGATGGGTGTAACCGCTATATTAACGGCTGAACGAATTCATGAATACGGTGAGATTGCACGTTATGGAGTCGAAGAGTTTGTAGCAGATAATGTAATTATCTTGCGTAATGTGCTGGAAGAAGAAAAACGACGACGTACCATTGAGATTTTAAAATTCAGAGGTACTACCCACCAAAAGGGCGAATATCCATTTACAATTATTCCCGGTGAAGGGATTATGATTGTTCCTTTATCGGCAATGGAATTAAAGCAGCGTTCTTCCAATGTACGTATTAGTTCCGGTATTTCTGAATTGGATCACATGTGTGGTGGCGGATTCTTTAGAGATTCGATATTACTCGTCTCTGGCGCAACCGGAACGGGTAAAACCTTAGTCAGCACCCAATTCATTCATGGTGGCGCAGTAAATCAGGAACGCTGTTTGCTCTTTGCCTTTGAAGAGAGTCGCGAGCAGTTGTTCAGAAACGCAACCGGCTGGGGCATGGATTATGAGCAACTTGAAAAGGACGGGCTACTAAAAGTAGTTTGTGAATACCCTGAGACTGCCGGACTGGAAGATCATCTCATTAAAATGAAGATGATTATTGAAGAGTTCCACCCAAATCGAGTAGCTATTGATAGCTTATCCGCGCTTGAGAGAGTCTCAACAATGCGTGGATTCCGAGAATTCGTAATAGGGTTGACTGCCTTTATTAAGCATCAAGAAATTGCTGGTTTATTTACTGCTACAACGCCTACCTTGCTCGGCGGTTCTTCTGTAACAGAAGCTCATATTTCAACCATAACAGATTCTATTATCCTGCTTCGTTATGTTGAAATGTTTGGTGAAATGCGCCGAGGTTTAACTGTATTGAAAATGCGCGGTTCCGCACATGATAAAGATATTCGAGAGTTCTCAATTGATGGTTCAGGTATGCATATTGGCAAACCTTTCCGCAATATTACAGGCATTATTGCCGGTAATCCCATACATGTAAGTGCTGGTGAAGTTGAGCGGCTTGGCAGTTTGTTTCAGGATGAAGTATAA
- a CDS encoding circadian clock KaiB family protein → MSKYLLKLYITGHTSKSERAISNLYQICDEIIPGQYEITIVDVLERPNLAEEDKIIATPTLVKQIPPPARRVIGDLTDKNKVITGLDLHISVEERVKE, encoded by the coding sequence ATGAGCAAGTATTTGCTTAAACTTTACATAACTGGTCACACTTCTAAATCCGAACGTGCTATCTCAAATCTTTACCAAATTTGTGATGAAATTATTCCAGGTCAATATGAGATAACAATTGTTGATGTTTTGGAAAGGCCTAATTTGGCTGAAGAAGACAAGATCATAGCAACCCCTACGCTGGTTAAGCAAATACCTCCTCCAGCACGACGAGTAATAGGAGATTTAACAGACAAGAATAAAGTTATAACTGGTCTTGATCTCCACATATCGGTAGAGGAAAGGGTAAAGGAATAG